The genome window aagcaaatatttttctctgcatgtaGGCTTAACTATCACCCCATGATTTTTAGTATCCAAACAGCCACACAGCCTCACAgccactgattattttcattctgtTACCCACTGAATGGAAACGCTGCAGTTCCCTTTGGGTGTCATCGTCTCAATCAGCTCTAATAACCTTTCCACTTCACTCTGTCAGCAGTTATCTCCTGGTGTATGTATAGATGCACAGATGACTGCCTGCTGTATATTGAACAACTGGTTCTTTATGCCTCAGTTTTAGTTACAAGACTTTTTCAGAATGAGAAGAAATCTGACTttcatattttgaaatattGCTTTATTTGATTGTGGACAGTaaagggagagagtgaggaatGACATGTGACAAAGGTCTTTGGTATATTTAAACCCAGGATATGTGATTTTACTTACAATGGCCTGACAACAATGCTGAAACAGATAAGTCCTACGTTTACACTAAGTGTAGCTGAAACCAATACTATTGTTAATTGCTGAACATATGCATCATGGTGTGTGCTCATATTAAACAAATATCAGCCTTTTTTGTCCAAGTGAGATAAGAGGGTGAATATAAATGTTGTAAAGTTTCACTGGTGTCTTTGAATTGCATTGTGAGATTAGTGTAATTCTAATAAAGATCCAATTTACCAGGGTATATATCAGGAGTGTCTCATTTGTCTTCTTGCCACACTCTGTAAGATCCATCTTTTGGCCtaaaaatctgacaaaacaaaacaccaagtTTTCCTTTGAGATCAACAAAGTCTTTAttacaaaacatgaaatgtacTTTGAGGGTATATTTTAAGCAATCGTGTCAGGTGTTAAGGTTTTATTAGGCTTTTTAATGTCTGATCCATCAGTGCAGCTTCAGTTGACAACAGATTAAATTTATCAGATCATAGTGGACCCTCGAGAATACATGGAATAAATTAAGGGGGTCTGGGGCCATTGTTGTGGTGGTTGCTTGAGAAGGAGCACAATGATTTTCATCATCAAATTCTCTCTTATAGATAGAGTTAAATCcaaatcaaacaaaagaaaaacataaaaactgttcACTGACATTGTGTAACATTGGTCatggtggtaaaaaaaaaatgagtaagAGCTTTAAGAATTAAagctttcacttttttcaaaattgtttttttcttcttatttgccatgttttcacagtctttgtctttaaagactcagataaaactgcagTGTTCTCCCTTTGCTCAAACTACAGAAATATTTCTCATTGTCCACGTTGAGCTCAGGGAGAATCTGTGAACAAAATATGAGACTAAAAGTCAACGGCAGTGTTTATGTAGCAgatcaggattttttttgtattaaatcCCAATCAGCACTTTTATGTCCTCCTTAAACATCGGAGCACACATGTCTGCATATAACCCAGCCTCATACAGTGGTCACCCTCATGACCACCTCATGGTTGGCACTGTGCAGGTTATTGGGTCTTAACTGGCTGAGGATGTGCAAAATAGTATAGCcacagtggtggtggaggataGTCCTGACATGCCGACCTGCCCGCCGCCCACTGTTTGTGACCGTTTGAGAAGAGTTCCTCTCAATACGAGCGGCGCCTTTATTGCTGGAACTGATGGGGTCACCTAAGTCCTTTGCCTTCTCGTAATTCAGCACTTTCCACTGTTGGTTCACAGCCTGCCAACGCTTAAAGATCCGGTAAACAGACGATCCTTCATGGATTATAAGGCCTGGGCATAAAGGACAAAGGGTAGGGGAGGTCAGGCAGGAAACAGGTTTACATATAGACAAGCAGTTGTTTGTTCATTCAGTTTCAGGAAGTACTAAAAGGTACAGAAGGTACAGCGTTAACAAGAACTATAAGGTCTCACATataaaaagattaaatataATAGACTTGTTTGTAGGTATACTGGACTGATGTTTGGTGAGAAACACGTGTTGATGATAATCCCTCTTCCTGATAATTTCCTGGGACGCTTCCTAGGAAACCTTATGTAATTCTAAGTGCAACCTAAAGAAAATCGGACTTTACTTGAAAGAACAGCCCCAGTTGTATTCTCATCTGTTGTGCTCTGACTGAAATATTCTCTGGGTAGAGAGTCATTTACAGCAACTACCAAATTGTACATTTCTTGCCAGAGAACATCTAGGAAATGATTAGGAAATTACAGATATGTTACCACCAAATTTGTGAAGATGACACTTGGTAGGTGCAGCATCTTCATCTTACCTATGCAAACTATGTCCATGAAGCCGTACATGCCGTAGCATATCTGAAAGAGAAGGTCCTGCCGCTGCCATTTGGCTGAAGGGCTGAGAGAAGACCACACCAACCAGGAGATACTGGCGATGAGGAACAGAGAGCCCAGGATAATGGCTGCAATCTGCACCTTCTCAATCACAGTCAGAGAGATGGCCTGCCACTAGAAGCAGACACAAAAATGGACCCAGTATTGTATGTGAAAAAGTGCACAATTCTTGTTTTAGTAGTTTGTCTCAGTCTCTGACAAAATCTTTGCAAGCCGAGTAAAGAGCACAGTGCTTTCAAACCATATTTCATTGCAGCACACATCTCCTTAATGTTTTCCGTGAGTATAATCGGTGGATTTCACAGACGGTGACAACAGTGTTAGGATTTTCTGAACTTGAGGATAGGCCTGACTCGATAATGAACCTCAGCACACTTCTCTTGGCCTCACTCCCAGATAGCTTCCACAGCAGGATATGTTACAGAAACTCGTCTCTTATTCTTCTGCCACTTGTTTAAAAGAACTCCAGATTTTAGTGTCACCTGAGTCAAACAGCAAATAAATCTTGAAACAGAATGGAAGTGACACTCAGGCAGAAGGCATGTATATATTGCATAATATTTCACTTATTCAGaatgacagtgaaatgaaattgtTGATTAGTCATGTCATCtccactgttatttttttattattagtatAAGACAGGGACTTCTGTGGCTCAGCAGATAGCATGGACTGACCATTTATTAGGAATTAGCCCTGGTTTCTATATGTCAAACCACTGAACTTTATTGCTCCCTGAATGAGAGGCACATTGTAATCAGTGGTATATGGTATAAATGGTATAACAGCTGTTCTCAAgatcaaacacactgaagctTCTCTGACTTTTCCATCAGGGTTCATAGATGTTATACAGTTAAAAACTTGATTGCTGGCTCCCTCTAGCAGTGTGGTGTCAGTGTTGGTTTTAAT of Lates calcarifer isolate ASB-BC8 linkage group LG12, TLL_Latcal_v3, whole genome shotgun sequence contains these proteins:
- the LOC108898948 gene encoding E3 ubiquitin-protein ligase MARCHF9-like, with the translated sequence MFKYRIRMFFNELKLLLLMRSGSSGRTDTGTDPDTQTRMRGLAIGGCGWPPLNCSHRDDEEEYYGSDPRPRSLAFEDKDGAKPQGGAGLDAASLPSLSESGMRSPQCRICFQGPEKGELLSPCRCDGSVRCTHQSCLIRWISERGSWSCELCYFKYQVLAISTKNPLQWQAISLTVIEKVQIAAIILGSLFLIASISWLVWSSLSPSAKWQRQDLLFQICYGMYGFMDIVCIGLIIHEGSSVYRIFKRWQAVNQQWKVLNYEKAKDLGDPISSSNKGAARIERNSSQTVTNSGRRAGRHVRTILHHHCGYTILHILSQLRPNNLHSANHEVVMRVTTV